In Mastigocladopsis repens PCC 10914, a single window of DNA contains:
- a CDS encoding PAS domain-containing protein, protein MSVSIIRILNQPGWNCKLSHEGVSILAPTKQDAIYLAQSYGYALSETAAKIKGKVGIGWKRCKQPIEFYGWMASQKPSTPVETAQRLLPAGGTVFCSQLDLPVELLRRMVTAAENERPVSIVRQDNNKQIIINQAMSDMLQTSPEIATQRVMTRFWLPGDLAELERRLSNESRFTWTYCGGLNEQTWAILTTQFEAFEVEGVWYRQGTCLTTPQLVPIPSRAFAPA, encoded by the coding sequence ATGAGTGTGAGTATTATTAGAATCCTGAACCAACCGGGTTGGAACTGTAAACTGTCTCACGAGGGGGTTTCTATCCTTGCCCCTACAAAGCAAGATGCCATCTACCTTGCTCAAAGCTACGGATATGCTTTGAGCGAAACCGCAGCAAAAATCAAGGGTAAGGTGGGGATAGGGTGGAAACGCTGCAAGCAACCAATTGAGTTTTACGGGTGGATGGCATCTCAGAAACCGTCTACACCCGTCGAAACTGCCCAACGCCTCTTGCCTGCAGGAGGTACAGTCTTTTGTAGTCAGTTGGATTTACCAGTAGAATTGTTGCGTCGAATGGTTACTGCTGCTGAAAATGAGCGTCCGGTAAGTATCGTAAGACAAGATAACAACAAGCAAATCATTATTAACCAGGCAATGTCTGATATGTTACAGACTTCCCCTGAGATTGCTACTCAAAGGGTGATGACCAGATTTTGGCTTCCTGGAGATTTGGCAGAACTTGAACGACGACTAAGCAACGAAAGTCGATTCACTTGGACTTACTGTGGTGGACTCAACGAGCAAACGTGGGCAATTCTCACAACCCAATTCGAGGCTTTCGAGGTTGAGGGTGTCTGGTACAGACAGGGAACCTGCTTGACCACCCCTCAGCTTGTGCCAATTCCCTCAAGGGCTTTTGCTCCAGCTTGA
- the ftsH gene encoding ATP-dependent zinc metalloprotease FtsH — MPVETNNNKRPIKPPRIRQFGGSLLILLTLLFLLNAIVPSFFGPRLTQVPYSDFIAQVQAGKVDRAVVGSDRIEYSVKTQTPDGKPGEQVFETTPIAIDLDLPKILRDNNVEFAAPPPNQNGWISTLLSWVVPPLIFFGIWGFLLNRGGGGPAALTVGKSKARIYSEGSTGVKFIDVAGVDEAKAELEEIVDFLKSADKYTRLGAKIPKGVLVVGPPGTGKTLLAKAIAGEASVPFFSISGSEFIELFVGVGAARVRDLFEQAKQQAPCIVFIDELDALGKSRGGAGGFVGGNDEREQTLNQLLTEMDGFDANTGVIIIAATNRPEVLDPALRRPGRFDRQVVVDRPDKIGREAILKVHARNVKLAEDVDLGMIGIRTPGFAGADLANLVNEAALLAARQNQQAVTMADFNEAIERVVAGLEKRSRVLNETEKKTVAYHEVGHAIIGALMPGAGKVEKISVVPRGVGALGYTIQMPEEDRFLMIEDEIRGRIATLLGGRSAEETVFGKVSTGASDDIQKATDLAERYVTLYGMSDKLGPVAFEKIQQQFLEGYGNPRRSISPKVAEEIDREVKQIVDNAHHIALTILHENRELLEQTAEELLQKEILEGTQLREHLKQAKAPDELAEWLRTGKISEDKPLMQSLLV; from the coding sequence ATGCCAGTTGAAACTAATAATAATAAACGCCCAATCAAACCGCCAAGAATACGGCAGTTTGGGGGTAGCTTGCTCATTCTGTTGACCCTTCTTTTTCTCCTGAACGCAATTGTTCCCAGCTTTTTTGGTCCTAGACTGACGCAAGTTCCCTACAGCGATTTTATTGCTCAGGTACAAGCAGGTAAAGTAGATAGGGCTGTTGTGGGCAGCGATCGCATTGAGTATTCCGTCAAAACCCAAACCCCGGACGGTAAGCCTGGTGAACAAGTTTTCGAGACCACACCAATCGCAATTGATCTGGATTTACCCAAAATTCTCCGCGACAATAATGTAGAATTTGCCGCACCACCGCCAAACCAAAATGGTTGGATTAGTACTCTTTTAAGCTGGGTTGTACCACCATTAATTTTCTTTGGTATTTGGGGCTTTTTGCTCAATCGCGGTGGCGGTGGTCCCGCAGCACTAACGGTGGGTAAAAGTAAAGCACGGATCTACTCTGAAGGCAGCACAGGTGTAAAATTTATTGATGTTGCTGGCGTAGATGAGGCAAAAGCCGAACTGGAAGAAATTGTTGACTTTCTTAAAAGTGCTGATAAATATACCCGCCTGGGGGCAAAAATTCCTAAAGGTGTGTTGGTGGTAGGACCTCCAGGAACAGGTAAAACACTCCTAGCCAAGGCAATTGCGGGTGAAGCTAGTGTTCCCTTCTTCAGCATCTCTGGTTCCGAATTTATCGAACTATTTGTTGGTGTCGGTGCTGCAAGAGTCCGCGATTTATTCGAGCAAGCAAAACAACAAGCTCCCTGTATCGTCTTTATCGATGAGTTAGACGCACTGGGTAAGTCTCGCGGCGGTGCTGGTGGGTTTGTAGGTGGTAACGATGAACGGGAACAAACCCTCAACCAATTACTCACCGAAATGGATGGCTTTGATGCTAACACTGGTGTCATTATTATCGCCGCCACCAACCGTCCTGAAGTGCTCGACCCAGCATTGCGCCGTCCTGGTCGCTTTGACCGTCAAGTCGTTGTGGATCGACCTGACAAAATTGGTCGCGAAGCCATTCTTAAAGTTCATGCCAGAAATGTCAAATTGGCTGAGGATGTGGACTTGGGAATGATTGGTATTAGAACACCTGGGTTTGCTGGCGCAGATTTAGCCAACCTTGTCAACGAAGCTGCACTGCTTGCGGCACGTCAAAATCAGCAAGCAGTGACAATGGCAGATTTTAACGAAGCCATTGAGCGCGTTGTTGCTGGTTTGGAAAAACGCTCTCGTGTCCTCAATGAAACTGAGAAAAAGACTGTAGCTTACCACGAAGTTGGTCACGCTATTATTGGTGCTTTGATGCCAGGAGCTGGTAAAGTCGAGAAAATCTCGGTTGTCCCTCGTGGCGTTGGTGCTTTGGGTTACACAATTCAAATGCCAGAAGAAGACCGCTTCTTGATGATAGAAGATGAAATTCGCGGTCGCATCGCTACCTTGTTGGGTGGACGTTCCGCAGAAGAAACAGTTTTTGGCAAAGTGTCCACAGGTGCGAGTGACGATATTCAGAAAGCGACTGACCTCGCAGAACGCTATGTTACTCTGTACGGTATGAGCGATAAACTTGGTCCTGTGGCATTTGAAAAAATCCAACAGCAATTTCTCGAAGGTTACGGGAACCCGCGTCGTTCAATTAGTCCTAAAGTAGCAGAAGAAATTGACCGCGAGGTGAAGCAGATAGTGGACAATGCCCACCACATTGCTTTAACTATTCTGCATGAAAACCGCGAGCTACTGGAGCAAACTGCAGAGGAACTTTTGCAGAAGGAAATTCTTGAAGGTACACAACTGCGCGAACATCTTAAGCAAGCCAAAGCACCAGATGAACTGGCTGAATGGTTGCGGACAGGTAAGATATCCGAAGATAAGCCCTTGATGCAAAGTTTGCTGGTGTAG
- a CDS encoding APC family permease — translation MATKVTVPKPTLSTIDAVALIVGMVVGVGIFKTPALVAVNTQSSGVALLAWLLGGGMSLVGALCYAELTTAYPDAGGTYHYLMRAFGKNPAFLFAWARMTVIQTGSIALPAFVFGDYASQLLPIGEYSSAIYATGVVVCLTGLNILGVQQGKWTQNWLTAAKVLGLLLIVIVSIAFVAQAPPNTSTAAPQNTAFGQAMIFVLLTYGGWNEAAYISAEVRDGKRNMVRVLLGSITIITVIFLLINLAFIYGLGLAGLASSEAPTADLMRRAVGENGARFVSLLIAVSALGAVNATIFTGARTNYALGRDFRKFAFLGRWQESTGTPTNALVVQGAISLALVVLGALTRKGFETMVDYTAPVFWFFFLLSGVALLVLRSREPNVPRPFRVPLYPWTPLLFCATCGYLLYSSLTYAGIGGMTGVIVLLTGIPLLLFNRQRTTSTNP, via the coding sequence ATGGCAACAAAAGTGACAGTGCCGAAGCCTACGCTTTCAACAATTGACGCAGTTGCCTTAATTGTAGGTATGGTCGTTGGCGTAGGTATATTTAAGACACCAGCGCTAGTAGCAGTAAACACGCAGAGTTCAGGGGTTGCACTGCTAGCGTGGTTACTAGGTGGAGGGATGTCCTTGGTCGGCGCTCTGTGCTATGCGGAGTTGACGACTGCTTATCCTGATGCTGGGGGAACTTACCACTATCTCATGCGTGCCTTTGGCAAAAATCCTGCTTTCTTGTTTGCTTGGGCGCGGATGACCGTTATTCAAACTGGTTCCATTGCCCTACCAGCGTTCGTGTTTGGAGATTATGCTTCTCAGTTGCTGCCTATAGGAGAATACTCTTCAGCCATTTACGCTACAGGTGTGGTTGTTTGCCTGACAGGTTTAAACATTCTGGGCGTACAGCAAGGGAAGTGGACTCAAAACTGGCTCACGGCAGCAAAAGTGCTGGGGTTACTGTTGATAGTTATTGTCAGTATTGCCTTTGTTGCACAAGCACCGCCCAATACATCCACTGCAGCTCCTCAAAACACCGCATTTGGTCAAGCAATGATTTTTGTATTGCTGACCTATGGCGGCTGGAATGAAGCTGCCTACATATCAGCAGAAGTACGTGATGGCAAACGCAATATGGTACGTGTGTTGTTGGGAAGTATTACCATCATCACAGTGATTTTTCTGTTGATTAACCTGGCATTCATTTATGGCTTGGGACTTGCTGGTTTGGCTTCCTCGGAAGCACCAACAGCCGACTTGATGCGTCGCGCTGTAGGAGAAAACGGAGCAAGATTTGTCAGCCTCTTAATTGCGGTTTCTGCCTTGGGTGCAGTCAATGCCACTATTTTTACAGGTGCCCGTACTAACTACGCTCTAGGGCGAGACTTTCGGAAGTTTGCCTTCCTAGGACGCTGGCAAGAGAGTACTGGAACCCCAACCAATGCTTTAGTGGTTCAGGGAGCAATTTCCTTAGCGCTGGTGGTACTTGGTGCTTTAACTCGCAAGGGTTTTGAAACGATGGTAGACTATACCGCTCCCGTATTCTGGTTCTTTTTTCTACTATCTGGGGTAGCATTACTAGTACTGCGCTCCCGCGAGCCAAATGTACCTCGTCCTTTTCGCGTGCCTCTTTATCCCTGGACACCATTGCTGTTTTGTGCAACTTGTGGCTACCTGCTATACTCCAGCCTAACTTATGCAGGTATCGGAGGTATGACTGGGGTCATTGTTCTTTTGACAGGTATTCCTCTACTCCTATTTAACCGTCAACGAACCACTTCCACAAACCCTTAA
- a CDS encoding SAM-dependent methyltransferase, which yields MKLQAMLKVLFTTVSVSSLMLAGCTPTQQASSPQQGEASPATVEVQQSMPTTQPAERTPDVVYVPTPPEVVDRMLSVAKVGKNDVLYDLGSGDGRIPITAVQKYGVKKAVGIDIDPQRIKEANANAQKAGVTNKVQFRQQDLFKSDFSEATVISLYLLPELNVKLRPQLLKLKPGTRIVSHAFDMGEWKPNKVEQVDGRTVYFWTVPEKIPANLQQSTPSS from the coding sequence ATGAAATTACAGGCAATGTTAAAGGTTTTGTTTACAACAGTGAGTGTAAGTAGCCTGATGCTGGCTGGTTGCACTCCGACTCAGCAAGCGAGTTCTCCACAACAAGGTGAAGCGTCTCCTGCCACTGTGGAAGTGCAGCAGTCTATGCCTACAACCCAACCTGCGGAACGGACACCCGATGTCGTGTACGTACCAACACCTCCGGAAGTCGTCGATAGAATGTTGAGTGTCGCAAAGGTTGGCAAAAATGATGTTCTGTATGACCTAGGCAGTGGGGATGGGCGGATTCCCATTACCGCAGTACAGAAGTATGGTGTCAAGAAGGCTGTTGGTATAGATATTGACCCTCAACGCATCAAAGAGGCTAACGCAAATGCTCAAAAAGCGGGGGTGACTAACAAAGTGCAGTTTCGCCAACAAGACCTCTTCAAGAGTGATTTTAGCGAAGCAACAGTTATTAGCCTTTACCTGCTACCCGAACTCAATGTCAAGTTGCGTCCGCAGCTATTGAAACTTAAACCAGGAACCCGTATCGTGTCGCACGCTTTTGATATGGGTGAGTGGAAACCTAACAAAGTCGAGCAAGTAGACGGCAGAACAGTTTACTTCTGGACTGTACCAGAAAAAATCCCGGCAAATTTGCAGCAGTCAACTCCTAGCAGCTAA
- a CDS encoding AI-2E family transporter, whose product MNLGQWIGLIAIVLSLYILWQIREVLLLIFAAVVLATTLNRLARRFQRSGVKRGIAVFLSVTIFIALIVGFFWLVVPPFAVEFQALTKQVPQGLERFNDWLDQLRTRIPDQLTPYIPNVNSLIQQAQPFINRAVGSSFAFVSGSLEVVLKTLLVLVLTGMFLSDPLAYRKVFVRLFPSFYRQRVDGILDKCEVSLEGWITGAFIAMSVVGLMSLIGLSILRVRSALALGVLAGFLNLIPNLGPTMSVIPAMAIALLDAPWKSVAVLLLYFVIQQIESNFITPIVMAHQVSLLPAVTLISQLFFVTFFGFLGLFLALPLTVVAKIWVQEVLIKDVLDQWGDKSHRETEFVIVSDEQRTEKSADNLANDEDQTINQ is encoded by the coding sequence GTGAATCTAGGTCAATGGATTGGTTTAATCGCTATAGTTCTTTCTTTGTACATCCTGTGGCAGATTCGGGAAGTCCTGTTGCTGATATTTGCCGCAGTTGTCTTAGCGACTACCTTAAACCGACTGGCTCGAAGGTTCCAGCGCTCAGGAGTGAAGCGTGGAATCGCTGTCTTCTTGTCAGTGACCATCTTCATAGCCTTAATTGTAGGTTTCTTCTGGCTAGTTGTTCCGCCTTTTGCGGTTGAATTTCAAGCACTCACAAAACAAGTTCCCCAAGGTTTAGAGCGGTTTAATGATTGGCTTGACCAACTTAGAACTCGCATTCCCGACCAGCTCACTCCTTATATACCTAACGTGAATAGCTTGATTCAACAAGCACAGCCTTTTATCAATCGTGCAGTAGGAAGCTCATTCGCCTTTGTCTCGGGTTCTTTAGAAGTTGTCCTCAAGACTTTGTTGGTGCTAGTGTTGACAGGGATGTTCCTCTCCGACCCCTTAGCTTACCGAAAGGTATTTGTGCGGCTGTTTCCCTCGTTCTATCGACAGCGAGTAGATGGCATTTTGGATAAATGCGAGGTCTCTTTGGAGGGATGGATAACTGGCGCTTTCATTGCTATGAGTGTCGTGGGACTGATGAGTTTAATTGGCTTATCAATTTTGCGCGTACGTTCAGCGCTGGCTTTGGGGGTTTTGGCGGGATTTTTAAACTTGATTCCCAACCTTGGTCCTACAATGAGTGTGATTCCAGCAATGGCGATCGCTCTTTTGGATGCTCCCTGGAAATCTGTCGCTGTGTTGCTTCTCTACTTTGTCATTCAGCAGATTGAGAGCAATTTCATCACACCTATCGTCATGGCGCATCAAGTGTCGCTGCTACCAGCTGTCACGTTAATCTCCCAGCTGTTTTTTGTTACCTTCTTTGGCTTTTTAGGCTTGTTTCTGGCACTACCCCTGACTGTTGTCGCTAAGATTTGGGTGCAGGAAGTGTTGATTAAAGATGTTTTGGATCAATGGGGTGATAAATCTCATAGAGAGACTGAGTTTGTGATTGTTTCTGATGAGCAACGAACAGAGAAATCTGCTGACAATTTGGCGAATGACGAGGATCAAACAATTAATCAATAG
- a CDS encoding ribbon-helix-helix domain-containing protein has product MTDKRRSADYKQVSGYVPVELAREFKSVCAREGVSQSSALEGMLREWLAKRTAGNSATPEQASPLTTIADLVRANVTKLKHSGVKNLQALANGEVLPTPGDFAIITSTLGIPEEEQKMVWQQTFNCLHNDSESVKDECECS; this is encoded by the coding sequence ATGACCGACAAAAGGCGTTCTGCTGATTACAAGCAGGTCAGCGGCTATGTTCCGGTAGAGTTGGCACGAGAATTCAAAAGCGTCTGCGCTCGTGAGGGGGTATCCCAAAGCAGCGCACTAGAAGGCATGCTGCGTGAGTGGCTAGCCAAAAGAACAGCCGGCAACTCCGCAACACCTGAACAAGCAAGTCCCCTGACAACAATTGCCGATTTGGTTCGAGCTAACGTGACAAAGCTGAAGCACTCTGGTGTAAAAAACTTGCAAGCGCTTGCCAATGGAGAAGTATTGCCCACACCTGGGGACTTCGCCATCATCACGTCTACTTTGGGCATCCCTGAGGAAGAACAAAAAATGGTTTGGCAGCAAACTTTTAACTGCTTACATAACGATTCTGAAAGTGTAAAAGATGAGTGCGAGTGTTCTTAA